Proteins encoded by one window of Cyprinus carpio isolate SPL01 chromosome B6, ASM1834038v1, whole genome shotgun sequence:
- the LOC122137577 gene encoding protein PBMUCL2-like, with translation MVRELHPAASLQSRQRQTMEQLVRDLHPATSLQSRQRQTMAQTVTRDFYTATYLQSMTADNETDSGKIASPSGFSSEQTADNRTDTGKRASPSGFSSEQTADNRTDNGKRASPSDFSSEQAAADHGTDCDKRLLHSSSIQSMTADNGTDSGKITSPSGFSSEQTAADNGTTGKGSSPSGFSSEQTTTDDGTDCSKRLPHSS, from the coding sequence ATGGTAAGAGAGCTTCACCCAGCGGCTTCTCTTCAGAGCAGACAGCGGCAGACAATGGAACAATTGGTAAGGGATCTTCACCCAGCGACTTCTCTTCAGAGCAGGCAGCGGCAGACCATGGCACAGACTGTAACAAGAGACTTTTACACAGCGACTTATCTCCAGAGTATGACAGCAGATAATGAAACAGACAGTGGTAAGATAGCTTCACCCAGCGGCTTCTCTTCAGAGCAGACAGCAGATAATAGAACAGACACTGGTAAGAGAGCTTCACCCAGCGGCTTCTCTTCAGAGCAGACAGCAGATAATAGAACAGACAATGGTAAGAGAGCTTCACCCAGCGACTTCTCTTCAGAGCAGGCAGCGGCAGACCATGGCACAGACTGTGACAAGAGACTTTTACACAGCAGCAGTATTCAGAGTATGACAGCAGATAATGGAACAGACAGTGGTAAGATTACTTCACCCAGCGGCTTCTCTTCAGAGCAGACAGCGGCAGACAATGGAACAACTGGTAAGGGATCTTCACCCAGCGGCTTCTCTTCAGAACAGACAACAACAGATGATGGAACAGACTGTAGTAAGAGACTTCCACACAGCAGTTAA
- the LOC109060396 gene encoding claudin-10-like, whose amino-acid sequence MRQRTVVMYVEIGCFLSCLSGWILICSTLATEYWTFSEVSSVVLTTGNYYSNLWMDCVSDTTGVSDCKYYPSMMDLPVFLHVCRALAVVSVIFGFWGAVLALIGMKCTKIGGSELTNSRVTFAAALTYMACGFCGMIVYSWWGNKVRSDFVDPYYLEQKFELGAALFIGWGGSCLVICGSAVMCYFSARKSFPRRSGPQKLRKPPTYMTAHTRRTYMLPGSSRPTTVIIPPSHQSYSESRGTRASGGRRGNTRKPVSKNSQAPFLYPETQETPNLHDSTHQTDVHAAGLVQTHNSHHPSFTPIIQ is encoded by the exons ATGAGGCAGCGAACAGTGGTGATGTATGTGGAGATCGGGtgctttttgtcatgtttaagTGGCTGGATTTTGATCTGTTCCACTCTGGCCACTGAGTACTGGACCTTCTCGGAGGTCAGCTCTGTGGTTCTGACCACCGGTAATTACTATTCTAACCTCTGGATGGACTGTGTCTCAGACACCACAGGAGTATCTGACTGTAAATACTACCCCTCCATGATGGACCTGCCTG TTTTCCTCCATGTTTGCAGGGCCCTGGCTGTCGTATCTGTGATCTTTGGCTTCTGGGGGGCTGTTCTTGCTCTTATTGGGATGAAATGTACCAAAATTGGAGGCTCTGAGCTCACCAACTCCAGAGTAACATTTGCAGCAGCGTTGACATACATGGCATGCG GTTTTTGTGGTATGATAGTGTACTCCTGGTGGGGAAATAAAGTGCGTTCAGACTTTGTGGATCCATACTACTTGGAACAGAA GTTTGAACTCGGTGCAGCTCTCTTCATCGGCTGGGGAGGTTCGTGTCTGGTTATATGTGGGAGTGCAGTCATGTGCTATTTCTCTGCGAGAAAGTCATTCCCACGAAGGTCTGGCC CCCAGAAACTCAGGAAACCCCCAACCTACATGACAGCACACACCAGACGGACGTACATGCTGCCGGGCTCGTCCAGACCCACAACAGTCATCATCCCTCCTTCACACCAATCATACAGTGAGAGCAGAGGAACCAGAGCGAGTGGAGGGAGGAGAGGAAACACAAGAAAGCCAGTTTCCAAGAACTCTCAGGCCCCTT TTTTATACCCAGAAACTCAGGAAACCCCCAACCTACATGACAGCACACACCAGACGGACGTACATGCTGCCGGGCTCGTCCAGACCCACAACAGTCATCATCCCTCCTTCACACCAATCATACAGTGA